A window of the Helianthus annuus cultivar XRQ/B chromosome 4, HanXRQr2.0-SUNRISE, whole genome shotgun sequence genome harbors these coding sequences:
- the LOC110890910 gene encoding uncharacterized protein LOC110890910: protein MLAWKGVEGRIPTKTLSELEKGGIHISNTLCPGCGYEQETVEHILLMCLMSKTLWWMVGSWLGVKDLHSCSSVADILSFSLKLYISKKKKKAVNCIVMATLWNIWLSKNEKVFKVVQFSNAIILEQVNECTMLWMNVIAKMEYIMENLVTEEWYTSGVNVIEN from the coding sequence ATGTTAGCATGGAAAGGCGTCGAAGGCAGGATACCGACAAAGACATTGTCGGAGCTTGAAAAAGGGGGAATTCATATCAGCAACACATTGTGCCCGGGTTGCGGATACGAGCAAGAAACTGTTGAACACATCCTCCTTATGTGTTTGATGTCGAAAACGCTATGGTGGATGGTCGGATCATGGTTGGGAGTAAAAGATTTACATTCTTGCTCATCAGTGGCAGATATTCTTTCTTTTTCCTTGAAGCTGTATATTtctaagaagaagaaaaaggcagTCAACTGCATAGTGATGGCCACATTATGGAACATATGGCTGAGCAAAAATGAGAAGGTATTCAAAGTCGTGCAATTTTCAAATGCTATAATACTAGAACAAGTCAATGAGTGTACTATGTTGTGGATGAACGTCATAGCCAAAATGGAGTATATAATGGAGAATTTAGTGACTGAAGAGTGGTACACTAGTGGTGTGAATGTAATAGAAAATTAG